The Terriglobales bacterium genomic sequence ATGCGGATGGTGCTGGTCTTGCCCGCACCATTCGGCCCGAGGAGTCCAAAAATTGTGCCGGGCGCAATGCTGAAGGAAAGTTCATCCACAGCAACAACCTGGTTGTAGCTCTTGCACACTCGTTGCAGCTCAACCGTGAACATAGCTCATGATTCTATATGAGGGTTGCATCAGAACAGCATACCTTCGCTGTAAATCACCTGGCCCTCGACCAGCTTCGCTTCTTTGGTAATCACGTGCGGACGCGATGGCGAAGCATCCTGAATGTGTAGTACATCATTTCCGCGCAGAGCAAAATAATCGGAAACCAGCATGCGGTGGCAGTGAAAGAACACCTTCTCGGCACACATGATGGCAGTTGGAGCGCTTTCGGCAAACTCAGAGACGCGCTGCGCCGCTTGCTGGAACGCCGGCGTGAGCATGTAATCGGCATAGTTGCGAAAAGAATCATTGCGCAATCCAATGTTGGGCGAATCGTCGCGCAGCTTTTTACGGCGACCGCCCAACTCTTTCATCCAGACATACTGAATGCCTTTTTCTGGCAAAGACTTTTCGAGTGACTCGCGGTTAAAGTAGGGCATCCGGCGCGACATGGGAAAGGCGCGGATATCAATCAGAGTCTGGATGGAATGGACGTGAAGAATTTTTAGAAATTCATCGAGAGGACGTGTGGAGTGGCCGAGGGTATAAAGCGTCATTGCTGCTCAACATTCACTTTGCGGAATCAATCTGCAACAACGCTTTCACGATCACTGCATCCTGTTCCGGAAAAACCGTGCGCAGGTCGAGCAGCACCCTTCCCTCTTCTACCCGCCCGATAATGGGCAAGGGTTGCGCAGCGCGCAGTCGTTCCGCCAAGGCATCGGCGCTTAATTTTTGAGCGTCCAGCACGAGCAACCATGTTGGCAAGGTGGCCTGGGGAGCAGCCCCGCCACCGATCACTGACTCTCCCGCGATAATCTCGATTTTCAAGCTGGAGGCGGAAGAAAGAGTTTTTTGGACCGCAGCAGCACGCTCACGAATTGCATCGGCAGAAAGATGCATCATGCGCAACGCAGGAATAGCCGAGCTGTCGTTGCGTATGTAAGCCAACAGTGTGGCTTCGAGCGCAGCATACGTAAGCTTATCTACACGCAACGCGCGGAAGAGCGGATTCTGCCTGAGGCGTGCAATCAGCTCTTTTCTTCCGCTCAGAATTCCCGCCTGCGGTCCGCCCAGGAGTTTGTCACCGCTATAGGTCACGATGTCAACTCCCGCACGCAAGCTGTCGGCGACACCCGGCTCTCCACTCACGCCTATACTGCGCAGATCGAACAGCGCCCCGCTGCCCAAATCTTCTACAACGGGAATCTTATGCTTGCGGCCCAGAGCAACCAGCTCCGTCAATGCCGGCTGTTCGGTAAAACCGACCATGGCAAAGTTCGAGCGATGCACGCGCAGCAGCACTCGCGTCTTCTCGGTGATGGCGCGTTCGTAATCAGCGATGCGCGTGCGGTTCGTTGTCCCAACCTCGCGCAGAGCGGCGCCGGCCTTGGCCATGACGTCGGGAATGCGGAAGCTGCCACCGATTTCGACCAGTTCGCCGCGCGATACAACCGCTTCGCCGCCTTCGCCCAGCGTGTTGAGAACCAGCAGGACTGCTGCCGCATTATTGTTGACCACCACAGTTGAAAGACCGCCGGCAGAGGCGCCCAACTGCTGGGCAAAAAGTTTGGCAAATAATTTATCGGTATGCGAATCGCGTTTTCCGCGCTCGCCACCTTCAATATCGAACTCGAGGTTGGAGTAGCCAGCAGCGATTTCCTGTATTCGCTGCAGTGTCGCTTCGCCCAGCGGCGCGCGTCCAAGATTGGTGTGCAGGATGACCCCAGTAGCGTTAATGACCGAACGCAACGAAGGCTGCAGTGCCTGGCGTAACTCGCGCTCGACCGCCTGCACAATTCCCTGCACTGCTACTTCAACACTCTTGCTATCCAGATGACCAGAAGATATTTCAGTACGCAGTCTGGCGAGAACGTTGCGTGCAGCATCGGCTACGGCAACGTGGCCCTCGGCGCGAGTGACTTCAGCCAGCGCCTGCAGAACTTCATCCAAAGAAGGAAGCAGGCGGTAAAGGTCGGATTTGCTTGTGGTAACCACGTTCATAGTTTCCAATTTCGAGTTGCAGGTTTCAAGTATGAAACAACCCTCAAGCTCGAACAGTTAAGCGCGATTTCGAGCGAGTCGGTGTAGGTCAAAGTGAAACTTTTTCGAAAGCAGCCATTTCTTCCGCTCCGCCAGAGAATCTACGAGGTTTGCAGCGTACTAGCTCGCCAGGCTGAAATTCCCATGCTTCGTCTTCATGCTTAGGGCCGCACAGCCTGTAAACGTCGCCGCTCATATGTTCAGCCTGAACCGGACGCCAACAATCGGTCCCCTCGTCCAATAGTGCTACGTAAACCGTCTTCACGGCGCTGCTCCTGCTTGGCTTCAATCATCTCACGCATTCACGTGCATCTTCGGGATATGTCTTACACGGTTCCTTCCAAATCGAAACTTTTCTTATCCCGCCTCAATTAATCCATACCGCCTCTGCCAATGGCTGTGCAAGTAATGCAGTGTACGGGAAAGCTCTTCGGCGGTAATTTCCGCATTGGGAGCAGAGGCCACCAGGGCGGCTTCGCTCTTGGCCTGCTCCAGGATATCGCGGTCGCGCAGCAGGTTAGCCACACGGAAGCTCGGCATTCCCGCCTGGCGCGTACCGAAGAACTCGCCCGGACCGCGCAGTTGCAAATCGAGTTCGGCGATCTCGAAGCCGTTGGTGGTGCGCACCATGGCATCGAGGCGCTGCTCGCCTTCCTCAGAAACTTTTCCGCCTGTCATAAGGACACAGAAAGACTTGGCCGGGCCGCGGCCGATGCGTCCACGCAACTGGTGAAGTTGCGACAGGCCGAAGCGCTCGGCGTGTTCGACAATCATGAGGTTAGCGTTAGGAACATCTACGCCGACCTCAATCACCGTGGTCGCCACCAGTACATCGAGCTCCCCGCGCTGGAAGCGGCGCATGACGGCGTCTTTTTCGTCGGCATCGAGCCGCCCGTGCAGCAAGCCCACGCGCAGATCGGGAAGAATGCGTTTGCTCAGCTCGTTATACATCTTGGTTGCGGCTTTGACGTCGAGAGTTTCGCTCTCGTCAATCACCGGGTAAACAACGTATGCCTGGCGTCCGGCGGCAACCTGCTTGCGCAGAAAAGCCCACACCTCCGTTGAACGCTCGTCGGAGACACGCCGAGTCACAATGGCCGAGCGTCCCGGTGGAAGCTCGTCGAGAATGCTGATGTCCAGGTCGCCGTAAAGTGTGAGCGCTAATGTACGTGGAATCGGCGTTGCTGTCATGACCAGCGTATCGGGTTCAGCGTCGTTTCTTTCGGCGGCGTTTTCCGGCGCTTTTTTCATCAGCTTGAAGCGCTGCAACACGCCGAAGCGATGTTGCTCATCCACGATCACCAGTCCCAATTTGGCAAATTCGACTTTTTCTTCGATCAGCGCATGGGTTCCGATCACAAGCTGAACGTCTCCGCGTGCGATGTGGCGGCGGGTATCGCGCTTGCGCTCTTCTTCCAGCGACCCGGTTAGCAAGACAATGCGATATCCAGCGGGCTCCAGAATGCGTCGCGCGCTTAAATAATGTTGCGTAGCCAGAATTTCCGTCGGTGCCATCAACGCCACCTGGTATCCGTTTTCAATCGCGATGATCGCCGCCTGCAAGGCGATGATGGTCTTGCCCGAGCCCACGTCACCTTGCAGTAGCCGCCGCATGGGGACGGGTTGCTGCATGTTCTCCGCGATTTCTTTGAGCACTTTCTTCTGCGCGTCCGTGGGATGAAAGGGCAGAATCTTCTTCAATGCTGCGCGCACGTTCTCGGTAACTTCAAAGGCGATCCCCGGCTGGGCGCGCATGGTCTTGCGCTTCAGCTCCAATCCCAGTTCGAGAAAAAATAATTCCTCGAAGATCATGCGGCGGTGGGCCGGTGTGCGCGCCGCCTGCAACGCAGAAAAATCAGCCTCCGGCTCCGGCCAATGGACGCGCCACAAGGCCTCGGCCCGTGACAGCAGAGCCATGCGCGAGCGTATCGCCGGCGGCAGAGTTTCAGGCAAACTGTTTTCGCCGGAGCCGTCGGGCACAACCTGCTCCAGCGCGCCACGAACGATGCGCCGAAACCATTTCGACGTCAGCCGCCGGTCCGCCGCCGATTCATAAATGGGAACAATGCGCCCGACCTCAAGTGAGTTAGCAGCCTCCGCTTCCGCGTCGTCATCAGGATCGGCCAACACCTCAAACTGCGGCTGGATGATTTGCAATCCACCGCGTCCAAATGTACTGCGTTCCACCCTGCCATAGAGGGCGACAGTCTGTCCCGGCTTGAATCTGTCTTTGAGATATGTCCCGTTAAACCAGATGCAGGTAAGGCCCGCCCGGCCCTGGGCAGCCGTCATCTGAAAGATAGGCATGCGCTTGGTACGGAACAGGCCTGAGTTGCGCACTTCGGCAATTACGCTGGCCATTTCGCCTTCGCGCAGTTCCGCAATCCCTCGCGGATTCAGACGGTCTTCATAACGAAAAGGCAGGTAGTAAAGCAGGTCTTCGACGACATGAATGCCCTTGGTGGCCAGCAAGTCGGCAATGCGCGGGCCGACTCCCTTCAAATATTGCACCGGCGTGGTCAGGTCTGGCACTTGTTATCCTGTCTCAGGTCTGAGATGGATTATAGAAGTTCTCGGCGCTTGCTAATCAGTTGCGCGTTTCCAGTTTTGGTGCAGAAGGTAACAAAGGCAGTTTGTTGAAAGGCCCGATGTTCCGAGTGCGCGGAAAACATCACCATAGCCGACGAACCTTATAAGTATCGAAAGCAACATCGTTGCTGATGATCGGAATATTTTCCGCCTGGGCTTGCGCGATCAGCATACGATCAAATGGGTCCTTGTGTGGTTCGGGCAGCAGCCCCGCCCGAACCGCATGGTTATCTGTGATTGGTAAACTTTCAAAATGTTCATTCCTGAGATATCCGGCAAAGTCGCCCAGTAACTCTGCGGCACCCGGGAGTTTGCCCAAACGAAATTTTATGGCAATTTCCCAAGCCGAGGCTGCGCTTACAAGGAGGGTGTTATTAGCACGTGCAATTAGCTTGCGCGCTGAAACACTCAATGCTGGATCATCACTAAGCCACCAAAGCAACGTGTGGGTATCAAGCAATAGGCGCATCTCTCTACTCCCAACCCGCCAGATCCTCGCTTGGCAACGGCTCGAAGAATTCCTGTCCAACGCGGAGCTTGCCACGCAGAGCCCCAGGCTGGCGCCGGCCCTTGGAGTCTGAAATTGGAACCAATCGCACTACGGGGTCAGGACCGCGAGAAATTATGATTTCTTCACCGTCACAAGCTTTCTCAATTAATCGAGAAAGATTGGTCTTGGCTTGATGAATGGTAACAGTTTTCATGGGCACGACCTAGCTAATATAGATTAGCTAATACCGACAAATTTAGCAAGACGAGCTTCAGTGGAGATTTGCCGCAGACTATCCTATAGATGAGTTGGGGGCGCTGAATCCCGCTCCCCCAGCAGGATTTCCGGCTGCGAAGCCCATAAAATTTTATGCTACGCCGATTCGTAAAAGCCCTGGCGGCCGTGCTGGCGGGAGCTGCCATCTACTGGGTTATCCGTCCGCATCTGCCGGCCGTGGCCCGGCACCAGATCTTCCACGAGGACCTTGGCCTATTGGTCTACGGCCTGATTTCCGCCTTAATTTATGGCCTGCTTTGCTGGTTTGACCGCAAGTAACTAACAAATTAACAGCCTTTGCGCCGGTTTTCGCTGTACAATTCTGGAACTCTTTCCCCAGTTCAGAGTATGCAGAAAATTGCAATTTTATATGATGCCAGTCAGATCGTTCTCTCCACCTTCGATCTGGATGAGGTGCTGGAACGCATCCTCGATACCGTGCGTGACTACTTTAATCTGGATAACGGCACCATTTTGCTGCTGGATAAAAAGACCAAGGAGCTCCACGTAAAGAGCCATTTCGGATGCATCCAGGCCCCCCGAGACCTGCGCATCCCACTGGGAAAGGGACTCACCGGCACTGCCGCCAAGGTCAAGCGGCCTATTTACTCGCCCGATGTAAGCAAAGACCGGCGCTACTTAAAGGTCACAAATGGCACGCGCTGCGAGGTGGCCATTCCTCTACTGGTGCGCGACGAGGTGGTCGGGGTGCTCGACATCCAAAAAGATGTGATCGATGGTTTCGACCGCGAAACCATTGATCTGCTTACGCTTTTTTCCACCCAGGCTTCCATCGCCATTCAGAATGCGCAGCTTTACTCGCGCGAACAGCGCCGCACGCAGCAGCTCGAAGCCATCAACGCTGTTGCCAAGGAAACCCGCGCTTTGTTGAAGCCGGAAGAGCTGTTCCCGGCAATCTGTAATTTGATATTGCAATATTTCCCAGTAGACCATGCCATCGTGCTTACTGTGGAGCGCAAGAAGCTGCTCTTGCGTGCCCATAAAGGGAAGCTCAAGGAACTGGTTACGGTGGGATTCGAACTGCCCCAAAATTCCGGCATCAGCGGACACGCACTCGCAGAGGGCCATACGATCGTGGTGCCCAACCGGGCAAAATCCCATGCCGGATACGTTGCCGCGTTCCAGGAAACCCAGGCTGAAATTTGCATCCCGCTGGTTTCGTTGGGACAAAAAATAGGCGTTCTTGCCCTGGAAAATGCTGCGCCTGATTCCTTCCGCGATGAGGACATTCAAGCCCTCGAAGCCGTCGCCGATATCTGCGCCGACGCCATCCACAACGCACTATCATTCAAGAAAGCCGAAGAGATGGCCGATACCGACGGCTTAAC encodes the following:
- the recG gene encoding ATP-dependent DNA helicase RecG; this translates as MPDLTTPVQYLKGVGPRIADLLATKGIHVVEDLLYYLPFRYEDRLNPRGIAELREGEMASVIAEVRNSGLFRTKRMPIFQMTAAQGRAGLTCIWFNGTYLKDRFKPGQTVALYGRVERSTFGRGGLQIIQPQFEVLADPDDDAEAEAANSLEVGRIVPIYESAADRRLTSKWFRRIVRGALEQVVPDGSGENSLPETLPPAIRSRMALLSRAEALWRVHWPEPEADFSALQAARTPAHRRMIFEELFFLELGLELKRKTMRAQPGIAFEVTENVRAALKKILPFHPTDAQKKVLKEIAENMQQPVPMRRLLQGDVGSGKTIIALQAAIIAIENGYQVALMAPTEILATQHYLSARRILEPAGYRIVLLTGSLEEERKRDTRRHIARGDVQLVIGTHALIEEKVEFAKLGLVIVDEQHRFGVLQRFKLMKKAPENAAERNDAEPDTLVMTATPIPRTLALTLYGDLDISILDELPPGRSAIVTRRVSDERSTEVWAFLRKQVAAGRQAYVVYPVIDESETLDVKAATKMYNELSKRILPDLRVGLLHGRLDADEKDAVMRRFQRGELDVLVATTVIEVGVDVPNANLMIVEHAERFGLSQLHQLRGRIGRGPAKSFCVLMTGGKVSEEGEQRLDAMVRTTNGFEIAELDLQLRGPGEFFGTRQAGMPSFRVANLLRDRDILEQAKSEAALVASAPNAEITAEELSRTLHYLHSHWQRRYGLIEAG
- a CDS encoding type II toxin-antitoxin system VapC family toxin, with the protein product MRLLLDTHTLLWWLSDDPALSVSARKLIARANNTLLVSAASAWEIAIKFRLGKLPGAAELLGDFAGYLRNEHFESLPITDNHAVRAGLLPEPHKDPFDRMLIAQAQAENIPIISNDVAFDTYKVRRLW
- the selA gene encoding L-seryl-tRNA(Sec) selenium transferase, which encodes MVTTSKSDLYRLLPSLDEVLQALAEVTRAEGHVAVADAARNVLARLRTEISSGHLDSKSVEVAVQGIVQAVERELRQALQPSLRSVINATGVILHTNLGRAPLGEATLQRIQEIAAGYSNLEFDIEGGERGKRDSHTDKLFAKLFAQQLGASAGGLSTVVVNNNAAAVLLVLNTLGEGGEAVVSRGELVEIGGSFRIPDVMAKAGAALREVGTTNRTRIADYERAITEKTRVLLRVHRSNFAMVGFTEQPALTELVALGRKHKIPVVEDLGSGALFDLRSIGVSGEPGVADSLRAGVDIVTYSGDKLLGGPQAGILSGRKELIARLRQNPLFRALRVDKLTYAALEATLLAYIRNDSSAIPALRMMHLSADAIRERAAAVQKTLSSASSLKIEIIAGESVIGGGAAPQATLPTWLLVLDAQKLSADALAERLRAAQPLPIIGRVEEGRVLLDLRTVFPEQDAVIVKALLQIDSAK
- a CDS encoding diguanylate cyclase; the protein is MQKIAILYDASQIVLSTFDLDEVLERILDTVRDYFNLDNGTILLLDKKTKELHVKSHFGCIQAPRDLRIPLGKGLTGTAAKVKRPIYSPDVSKDRRYLKVTNGTRCEVAIPLLVRDEVVGVLDIQKDVIDGFDRETIDLLTLFSTQASIAIQNAQLYSREQRRTQQLEAINAVAKETRALLKPEELFPAICNLILQYFPVDHAIVLTVERKKLLLRAHKGKLKELVTVGFELPQNSGISGHALAEGHTIVVPNRAKSHAGYVAAFQETQAEICIPLVSLGQKIGVLALENAAPDSFRDEDIQALEAVADICADAIHNALSFKKAEEMADTDGLTGIYNRRHLEKRMIAEIDRLSRYEHGMAVLMIDIDYFKNLNDEFGHILGDEVLRQISALFSKHIRKADVLCRYGGEEFAVLLPETVGEKAMKAAEKLRGFVENFHFPGLNRPLTVSIGVADFPEHGANRDELFKAADAALYAAKEAGRNKVVRAHLAAAATEK
- a CDS encoding DUF488 domain-containing protein — encoded protein: MTLYTLGHSTRPLDEFLKILHVHSIQTLIDIRAFPMSRRMPYFNRESLEKSLPEKGIQYVWMKELGGRRKKLRDDSPNIGLRNDSFRNYADYMLTPAFQQAAQRVSEFAESAPTAIMCAEKVFFHCHRMLVSDYFALRGNDVLHIQDASPSRPHVITKEAKLVEGQVIYSEGMLF